Proteins encoded in a region of the Drosophila sechellia strain sech25 chromosome 2L, ASM438219v1, whole genome shotgun sequence genome:
- the LOC6617191 gene encoding uncharacterized protein LOC6617191 isoform X11 codes for MKYSTSRLNILCLLGLCLLLFKTEPIEAQNKRTSRVTSSRSFGTNVKTDNSNCPSFDCPEEFGYYPHPSDCTQYYVCVFGGALLESCTGGLMYSHDLQTCDWPRNVGCELADTSSERNIAQSQVQRQREPHAQHVPSRIRFGAAFSSQGGTQKTATVPPQYHRSPPQVIQAQVQNIPPPPPELRVSPNPVITSRGQPKPLIDSQEDIAKLYADAQESLPPVEEEESDRQQRVYRGQPSTVSQVQRDRDGIIHQASINSIPQTGKIGSYAFGTAYSKSLQDDQTLELSYNRLDESRRRKRRDLSAQPTKVTEEKYHNDTNCSREVLEHASPTELSVSTETSKTSQERLNDGAPANGRMRKYSSKIRQLKSENAMEFDYKEIPGEDSQLMDGNEDEDDVATGESKRRPRQLRPISHTSLKWPVQNYRAIDSPPLPQVSQQTGYSFGSYNPYLTPPNTNPVHNQQPYGNPNYNHLPGYHSYVHQQHQLASAGPLSQKKHKLPYTGYNLSLPPPPLEDDFRPIAGSYYEAAGAAQTSPRSPNSKQHHSNAGDLLPYLIQQLKELKEQRKHLQSDNFAYFRLDNQPMSPVPTQAVTPVPTISTTYYSPVDASKLSQQVTPNGQYSTMGGFYNNQNPGKASFNPNYPGKLVSQYSIASNGHDSTTESNYFQYNIVANQKMKGVFRTAPPNQIGHSAVKVRPPVTPLQVTQNINVVSAPNLTYKIPNGLQQAPFALLPEGISYASNSTIPESYQTFTKSVSTSATVLSDVPTTTPKSKLTNFQFNINEFMANLKESDLSSVNPAVNPLIKYFKELSTDKNGNINLPNPLVNRRPVTGSTSTLNSTATTTQVDITPNTPAYKKRIKPDPTLPTQSTPTPIRTLKGYEHFIKGIQNQLNSRNSSQSTVYNTSTTLIRMPTTTTIKSVDYYDEDYEEDEDILPPSQMPPYMPVSETMAPPRRHLATARPNTESPGKVPASFQTGFLEATTTRRPFPTFTQVNQAGAEADVPSFISFPSDIFQELKQRLPKLPEPNAPQSSTKVFTTPRSVRPTSHPRPISSSTEQQSTRVRYTTIRPGIRGQQKWKTTSPVQEQKEINNHTENSAVVLNSSKQSNPGGLPLNSIHAGSSPERHRNNNRNRGSAMYSNQDRDLISTPNRGTHPPRTRPTLKPSGIIVSKAQEFVDIYRYPPSRPDPIYPQPTPDKTAAKCRKDVCLLPDCYCGGKDIPGELPAESIPQIVLLTFDDSVNDLNKQLYTDLFEKGRVNPNGCPITATFYVSHEWTDYSQVQNLYADGHEMASHTVSHSFGEQFSQKKWTREIAGQREILAAYGGVKMSDVRGMRAPFLSVGGNKMYKMLYDSNFTYDSSMPVYENRPPSWPYTLDYKIFHDCMIPPCPTRSYPGVWQVPMVMWQDLNGGRCSMGDACSNPSDADGVTKMIMKNFERHYTTNRAPFGLFYHAAWFTQPHHKEGFIKFLDAINAMQDVWIITNWQALQWVRDPTPISRINSFQPFQCDYSDRPKRCNNPKVCNLWHKSGVRYMKTCQPCPDIYPWTGKSGIRSSRIDNEVEEPAA; via the exons AACCCATagaggcacaaaacaaaagaaccTCACGCGTAACCAGCTCCCGCAGCTTCGGGACCAACGTCAAGACCGACAACTCCAATTGCCCCAGCTTCGACTGCCCTGAGGAGTTCGGATACTATCCGCACCCATCAGATTGCACCCAATACTACGTGTGCGTCTTTGGAGGAGCGCTGCTTGAAAGTTGCACTGGCGGGTTGATGTACTCGCACGACCTACAGACCTGCGACTGGCCGCGAAACGTCGGCTGCGAGTTGGCGGACACATCCTCCGAGCGCAACATTGCACAAAGCCAGGTCCAGAGGCAAAGAGAACCCCATGCACAGCACGTACCAAGCCGAATACGCTTTGGAGCCGCTTTCAGCAGTCAGGGTGGCACACAGAAGACGGCCACGGTGCCGCCACAGTACCATCGTTCTCCACCCCAGGTAATACAGGCACAGGTGCAGAATATACCGCCTCCCCCACCGGAACTGCGAGTGTCGCCAAACCCGGTAATCACGTCGCGTGGTCAACCAAAGCCGCTGATCGACTCCCAGGAGGACATTGCAAAG CTGTATGCCGATGCGCAGGAATCGTTGCCGCCTGTGGAAGAAGAGGAGTCCGACCGTCAGCAGAGAGTGTATCGAGGCCAACCCAGTACCGTTAGTCAAGTTCAACGCGATCGCGATGGTATTATTCACCAAGCTAGTATCAATTCTATTCCTCAAACTGGAAAAATCGGATCTTACGCTTTTGGGACCGCCTATAG CAAAAGCCTGCAGGACGACCAGACGCTCGAACTGTCCTACAACCGACTTGATGAAAGTAGGCGACGCAAACGCCGCGACCTTAGTGCCCAGCCGACAAAAGTTACAGAAGAAAAATATCACAACGACACAAATTGTTCAAGGGAAGTGTTGGAGCATGCTAGCCCTACCGAGCTTTCCGTTTCTACTGAGACTTCAAAAACTTCACAAGAACGCTTAAACGATGGTGCGCCGGCAAATGGTAGGATGCGTAAATACTCTTCAAAAATACGTCAGCTAAAAAGCGAGAACGCAATGGAATTCGACTACAAAGAAATTCCTGGCGAAGACAGCCAGTTAATGGATGGAAATGAAGACGAGGATGATGTGGCCACGGGTGAGTCGAAGAGACGACCACGCCAGCTGCGACCTATTTCACATACATCACTGAAGTGGCCGGTACAAAACTACCGCGCCATTGACTCACCCCCCCTCCCGCAGGTTTCTCAGCAAACGGGATACAGCTTTGGAAGTTATAATCCATACCTCACACCTCCCAATACCAATCCTGTCCACAATCAACAGCCGTACGGCAACCCTAACTACAATCATCTACCCGGATACCACTCATACGTGCATCAGCAACATCAATTGGCTTCTGCTGGGCCACTCTCTCAGAAAAAGCACAAATTGCCTTATACCGGATACAATCTTTCGTTGCCCCCACCGCCGCTGGAGGATGACTTTCGTCCCATAGCTGGTAGCTACTACGAAGCTGCCGGTGCTGCTCAAACTAGTCCTCGTTCGCCCAACAGCAAACAGCACCATTCTAACGCTGGCGACCTGCTCCCTTATCTGATACAACAGTTGAAGGAGCTAAAAGAACAGCGCAAGCACCTTCAGAGTGATAATTTTGCGTACTTCCGTCTGGACAATCAGCCAATGAGTCCGGTACCCACTCAAGCAGTCACACCCGTACCCACAATTAGCACCACTTACTACTCCCCAGTAGACGCGTCCAAGCTCTCACAACAGGTTACACCAAATGGTCAATACAGCACAATGGGCGGATTCTACAACAACCAAAATCCGGGTAAAGCCTCCTTTAATCCCAACTATCCCGGGAAGTTGGTATCCCAGTATAGTATCGCCTCTAACGGACATGACAGCACGACGGAGAGCAACTACTTTCAGTACAACATTGTTGCTAACCAGAAAATGAAGGGTGTCTTTAGAACAGCTCCTCCAAACCAGATCGGTCATTCTGCAGTTAAAGTTCGGCCCCCAGTCACGCCGCTTCAGGTGACTCAGAATATTAACGTGGTATCTGCCCCAAATTTGACCTACAAAATACCCAATGGTCTGCAGCAAGCCCCATTTGCTCTTCTTCCCGAAGGCATTAGCtacgccagcaacagcaccaTTCCAGAATCCTACCAAACTTTCACTAAATCTGTCAGCACATCAGCAACAGTGCTTTCCGATGTGCCTACTACAACGCCTAAGTCAAAACTGACAAACTTTCAGTTTAACATCAACGAGTTCATGGCCAATCTTAAGGAAAGCGATTTGTCCAGTGTCAACCCGGCTGTTAATCCGttgataaaatatttcaaagagcttAGTACTGACAAAAAcggaaatataaatttaccCAATCCGCTGGTTAATCGTCGCCCCGTAACTGGGAGTACCAGCACCTTGAACAGCACAGCTACGACCACCCAGGTAGACATCACGCCGAACACACCCGCGTACAAAAAACGCATAAAACCCGATCCGACACTTCCCACGCAGAGCACTCCGACTCCCATAAGGACACTGAAAGGCTACGAACATTTTATTAAGGGCATACAGAATCAACTCAACTCGCGGAACTCTAGCCAAAGCACTGTCTACAACACATCAACCACTTTAATACGAATGCCAACCACCACGACCATCAAGAGTGTCGATTATTATGACGAGGATTACGAAGAGGATGAAGACATATTGCCTCCGTCTCAAATGCCCCCTTATATGCCAGTGTCCGAGACCATGGCCCCTCCCCGCCGACATTTAGCTACAGCAAGGCCCAATACTGAATCGCCAGGAAAAGTTCCAGCCAGTTTCCAGACGGGTTTTCTGGAGGCAACAACAACTCGACGCCCGTTTCCCACCTTCACCCAGGTGAATCAAGCCGGTGCTGAGGCCGACGTGCCCTCATTCATTAGCTTTCCTAGTGACATCTTCCAAGAACTAAAGCAGCGGCTGCCCAAGCTCCCGGAACCAAACGCCCCACAATCCAGTACCAAAGTATTCACAACTCCACGCAGTGTGCGCCCAACCTCCCATCCAAGGCCTATCTCCTCCAGTACAGAACAGCAGTCAACTCGCGTGCGTTATACAACTATCCGACCAGGCATAAGAGGACAACAAAAATGGAAGACGACGTCACCAGTCCAAGAAcaaaaggaaataaataatCATACCGAAAACAGTGCCGTTGTCTTAAACTCAAGCAAGCAGAGCAACCCGGGCGGCCTTCCACTAAACTCAATACATGCCGGCTCAAGCCCAGAAAGACACAG aaacaacaacaggaaCCGGGGCAGTGCCATGTACAGTAATCAGGATCGAGACTTGATATCCACTCCCAACCGCGGAACTCATCCTCC ACGAACGCGGCCAACGCTTAAGCCATCGGGAATAATTGTATCAAAGGCTCAAGAGTTTGTGGATATATACCGTTACCCACCGTCCCGCCCTGACCCAATTTACCCACAGCCTACGCCAGATAAAACGGCAGCCAAATGCCGAAAGGACGTATGCCTTTTGCCTGACTGCTATTGCGGAGGAAAGGATATTCCTG GCGAGCTACCTGCTGAAAGCATTCCTCAGATCGTTCTCTTGACCTTTGACGATTCCGTTAATGACCTAAACAAGCAGTTGTACACGGATCTTTTTGAGAAAGGTCGCGtcaatccaaacggctgtccCATCACAGCCACTTTTTACGTTTCCCACGAGTGGACTGACTACAGTCAAGTGCAGAATCTTTACGCCGATGGACATGAAATGGCTTCGCATACAGTTTC TCACAGCTTTGGCGAGCAGTTCTCCCAGAAGAAGTGGACTCGTGAAATTGCCGGACAGCGTGAGATCCTTGCTGCGTACGGCGGTGTCAAGATGTCGGATGTTCGAGGCATGCGTGCTCCTTTCCTGTCGGTGGGCGgaaacaaaatgtacaaaatgcTGTACGACTCAAACTTCACTTACGACTCTTCCATGCCTGTCTACGAGAACCGACCACCCTCCTGGCCCTACACGCTCGACTACAAGATATTCCACGACTGCATGATTCCGCCTTGCCCGACCCGTTCTTATCCTGGGGTTTGGCAGGTACCCATGGTCATGTGGCAGGACCTTAACGGAGGCCGCTGTTCTATGGGCGATGCCTGTTCCAACCCCAGTGATGCAGATGGAGTGACAAAAATGATTATGAAGAACTTTGAACGTCATTACACTACAAACAG AGCACCATTTGGCTTGTTTTACCACGCTGCATGGTTTACCCAGCCCCATCACAAAGAGGGCTTTATTAAATTTCTCGATGCCATCAATGCAA
- the LOC6617191 gene encoding uncharacterized protein LOC6617191 isoform X6, which translates to MKYSTSRLNILCLLGLCLLLFKTEPIEAQNKRTSRVTSSRSFGTNVKTDNSNCPSFDCPEEFGYYPHPSDCTQYYVCVFGGALLESCTGGLMYSHDLQTCDWPRNVGCELADTSSERNIAQSQVQRQREPHAQHVPSRIRFGAAFSSQGGTQKTATVPPQYHRSPPQVIQAQVQNIPPPPPELRVSPNPVITSRGQPKPLIDSQEDIAKLYADAQESLPPVEEEESDRQQRVYRGQPSTVSQVQRDRDGIIHQASINSIPQTGKIGSYAFGTAYRDLEYHQQQSQEQQKPPTPQYQSAVRQQQAQPTYRPLELPATPKPPPYENQPAYNTDYDEDINGQIEQDNAYDQPTRSPQRAEHVAIQKLDTRASHSSTVTLTTTASPPEVLTYYETLTTPYAPKRGSSDYAYGSAEDNDQRDRLLTEVKSRPHTGSEDFDLIANVVGHTDKDTATPPTRSQKTKSTPPHNGSQKPGRSSNTTTHAVTFTQSSTITTTSTFPPTTTKKLTSSKARANKPYKQHIPDKSKTTTKASSTSHTTATRSTPFPNHLTYNSNPFLQSKLQQVAKSLARVVQSSQPRINFTDYPQAQNLSNSPQQSTSSESVPDQDSARITSLIPPPTTTQRPLVKDNSGNSSPDNVESAFEKSHTINQTVDPPKSRSFETTTSSKFLDFINAAAYGTSPSGIRLNEVPDNLVNRDIPFRENDNSFDSSSRNTEPQSKRFQKYVDSDVPPQSFKVPTKGVMRAPTEEMESTSTTRPSKPLQYSLQSGSKGFSLHMEPMITKTKSFSTSTTTTSPTTLADLFQKFVDIKPTTYAPPLLIWRSGRPIIQEALYRPTVATFSTSTSVTTTTSPPTTSKNVAESSSTTRDITTSKSAAQPSREQDFLPRAGYLPRSNYFRESPNRVTANPAMHFVSPYKSLENLLHEDRQHHHHQLRTTTRPRYTNAPAFSEFLQTTAKSRKNLFMMASVRNSSKDVLATMETGNARNFSVSDAILSTFSPQRPAPSMLRTTTTTTTTTTMKPPPIEITSTEDSTTVSAIIASSAIHISQSPKPARGRSRYTAATLNSLGDSGDEPTTYAPKLRLLGGYDPIPLPKTKPQRVQVIGNQRSLLSGPTAKPHEKYRALEDTFQAKDLSIGSKNVLSKSLKHKPIENEASVSDEPRAEALISKPLEDRQLNGINEKETAIDYSSTEHVVAITERPTVKFLYSNKYRQQTAEHTLADSLQNSGYITSPNGSSQKFRSPNVLEQLRQFLSGSDSNSNSDESGNSQFVNEYSLPELRSAIGEIKKLYLPTDRPVTTTLKSSTTTLHPNTTPIATLFPIRTKGLSVLPSFNIVTTNSTLTERTTSSTPDFSIPRTLKTPPVSLTTVPTIPTGTATPSSFAPHTARASRVNNDIKSSIAAAALGPSTSTYQPSVSAGKTQKFQIGFATNNKNHQLQKTGINHNGPAASASVKCSDSTLNAKCNEISSRNNNRNRGSAMYSNQDRDLISTPNRGTHPPRTRPTLKPSGIIVSKAQEFVDIYRYPPSRPDPIYPQPTPDKTAAKCRKDVCLLPDCYCGGKDIPGELPAESIPQIVLLTFDDSVNDLNKQLYTDLFEKGRVNPNGCPITATFYVSHEWTDYSQVQNLYADGHEMASHTVSHSFGEQFSQKKWTREIAGQREILAAYGGVKMSDVRGMRAPFLSVGGNKMYKMLYDSNFTYDSSMPVYENRPPSWPYTLDYKIFHDCMIPPCPTRSYPGVWQVPMVMWQDLNGGRCSMGDACSNPSDADGVTKMIMKNFERHYTTNRAPFGLFYHAAWFTQPHHKEGFIKFLDAINAMQDVWIITNWQALQWVRDPTPISRINSFQPFQCDYSDRPKRCNNPKVCNLWHKSGVRYMKTCQPCPDIYPWTGKSGIRSSRIDNEVEEPAA; encoded by the exons AACCCATagaggcacaaaacaaaagaaccTCACGCGTAACCAGCTCCCGCAGCTTCGGGACCAACGTCAAGACCGACAACTCCAATTGCCCCAGCTTCGACTGCCCTGAGGAGTTCGGATACTATCCGCACCCATCAGATTGCACCCAATACTACGTGTGCGTCTTTGGAGGAGCGCTGCTTGAAAGTTGCACTGGCGGGTTGATGTACTCGCACGACCTACAGACCTGCGACTGGCCGCGAAACGTCGGCTGCGAGTTGGCGGACACATCCTCCGAGCGCAACATTGCACAAAGCCAGGTCCAGAGGCAAAGAGAACCCCATGCACAGCACGTACCAAGCCGAATACGCTTTGGAGCCGCTTTCAGCAGTCAGGGTGGCACACAGAAGACGGCCACGGTGCCGCCACAGTACCATCGTTCTCCACCCCAGGTAATACAGGCACAGGTGCAGAATATACCGCCTCCCCCACCGGAACTGCGAGTGTCGCCAAACCCGGTAATCACGTCGCGTGGTCAACCAAAGCCGCTGATCGACTCCCAGGAGGACATTGCAAAG CTGTATGCCGATGCGCAGGAATCGTTGCCGCCTGTGGAAGAAGAGGAGTCCGACCGTCAGCAGAGAGTGTATCGAGGCCAACCCAGTACCGTTAGTCAAGTTCAACGCGATCGCGATGGTATTATTCACCAAGCTAGTATCAATTCTATTCCTCAAACTGGAAAAATCGGATCTTACGCTTTTGGGACCGCCTATAG GGATCTAGAGTACCATCAGCAACAGTCACAGGAGCAGCAGAAACCACCTACGCCGCAGTATCAGTCGGCAGTTCGCCAACAGCAGGCCCAACCAACCTACCGTCCCTTAGAGCTCCCCGCCACTCCGAAGCCCCCCCCTTACGAAAACCAGCCAGCGTACAATACAGACTACGATGAGGATATTAATGGTCAG ATTGAACAGGATAATGCGTACGATCAGCCAACACGTTCTCCTCAAAG GGCAGAACATGTGGCCATACAAAAACTGGATACCCGAGCCAGCCACTCGAGCACTGTCACTCTAACAACGACAGCATCCCCACCGGAAGTACTCACATACTACGAAACGCTGACCACACCCTATGCTCCGAAGCGCGGGTCTAGCGACTACGCCTATGGGTCGGCAGAAGACAATGACCAGAGGGATCGTTTACTAACCGAAGTCAAGTCTAGGCCCCATACCGGTAGCGAAGACTTTGACCTAATTGCGAATGTTGTGGGTCATACCGACAAGGACACCGCGACTCCACCAACACGATCGCAAAAAACGAAATCGACACCGCCACATAACGGAAGCCAGAAGCCAGGAAGGAGTTCCAACACCACAACACATGCTGTTACGTTCACGCAGTCCTCAACAATAACAACCACATCCACATTTCCTCCAACGACAACAAAAAAACTTACAAG CTCGAAAGCGCGTGCAAATAAGCCATATAAACAACATATTCCCGACAAGTCAAAAACAACCACAAAAGCTTCCAGTACCTCTCACACGACCGCGACCAGATCCACACCTTTTCCTAATCACCTTACTTATAATTCAAATCCTTTTCTCCAATCAAAACTACAACAAGTTGCTAAGTCGTTGGCAAGAGTTGTGCAAAGCAGTCAGCCTAGGATAAATTTCACCGATTACCCACAAGCTCAAAACCTTTCAAACTCGCCCCAACAGTCCACAAGTTCGGAATCAGTTCCAGACCAAGATTCAGCTCGAATTACTTCCCTAATTCCCCCGCCCACCACCACGCAAAGGCCCCTGGTAAAGGACAACTCCGGTAATAGCAGCCCGGACAACGTTGAAAGTGCCTTTGAAAAGAGTCATACAATTAATCAGACGGTTGATCCGCCGAAGAGTCGCTCCTTTGAAACCACTACATCGTCAAAGTTCCTAGATTTTATTAATGCCGCAGCGTATGGTACAAGCCCGAGTGGCATTCGGCTGAATGAAGTGCCAGATAATCTTGTTAACAGGGATATTCCTTTTCGAGAAAATGACAACTCGTTCGATTCGAGCTCACGGAACACAGAACCACAGTCCAAACGTTTTCAGAAATACGTAGATTCTGATGTACCTCCACAAAGTTTCAAAGTTCCCACAAAGGGTGTAATGAGAGCACCAACGGAAGAAATGGAAAGCACAAGCACAACACGACCAAGTAAACCCCTACAATATAGTCTTCAAAGTGGATCAAAAGGTTTTAGTTTGCATATGGAGCCAATGATCACAAAGACGAAGAGTTTTTCCACCAGCACAACCACAACAAGCCCAACAACATTGGCTGACTTATTTCAGAAGTTCGTCGACATCAAACCTACAACATACGCTCCACCACTTCTCATTTGGCGTAGTGGAAGGCCCATCATTCAAGAAGCACTTTATAGACCAACAGTCGCAACTTTCAGCACATCTACTAGTGTTACCACAACTACATCTCCTCCTACAACTTCTAAAAATGTAGCTGAGTCTAGCAGCACTACCAGAGACATTACAACATCAAAATCTGCTGCGCAGCCTAGCCGAGAACAGGATTTTCTACCAAGAGCGGGTTATTTGCCCCGTTCCAATTACTTTAGGGAAAGTCCGAATCGAGTAACAGCCAACCCTGCTATGCATTTTGTCTCACCGTACAAGAGCCTAGAGAACTTGCTTCATGAAGATCGCcagcaccaccatcatcaACTACGGACCACAACCAGACCCCGGTACACAAACGCTCCTGCCTTTTCGGAGTTCCTCCAGACTACGGCAAAGTCACGAAAGAATCTTTTTATGATGGCGTCTGTTAGAAACTCTAGTAAAGATGTTTTGGCCACGATGGAGACAGGAAACGCACGCAACTTTAGTGTCAGCGACGCTATACTAAGCACATTCAGTCCTCAGCGTCCTGCTCCAAGTATGCTGCGAACCACTACCACGACTACAACAACTACTACCATGAAACCACCTCCTATAGAAATTACGTCGACTGAAGATTCAACAACCGTTTCCGCCATAATCGCTTCCTCTGCCATCCACATATCACAGTCCCCAAAGCCTGCCCGTGGGCGCTCTCGATACACGGCGGCCACATTAAACAGTCTCGGGGACAGCGGGGACGAGCCCACGACTTATGCACCCAAGCTTAGATTGCTCGGAGGATATGATCCCATTCCGCTGCCTAAAACCAAGCCCCAACGAGTACAAGTGATCGGCAATCAGAGGTCTTTGTTAAGTGGGCCAACAGCTAAGCCACATGAAAAGTACAGGGCATTAGAGGACACATTTCAAGCCAAAGATCTCTCCATTGGCTCCAAAAATGTACTAAGCAAGTCGCTTAAACATAAACCAATCGAAAATGAAGCCAGCGTTTCGGACGAGCCAAGAGCCGAGGCTTTAATAAGCAAGCCTTTGGAGGACAGGCAACTAAATGGCATTAACGAAAAAGAAACTGCAATAGATTACAGCTCCACCGAACACGTGGTGGCAATAACAGAACGTCCAACTGTCAAGTTCCTTTACTCTAACAAATACCGACAGCAAACGGCGGAGCACACACTAGCAGATAGTCTTCAAAACTCCGGCTACATAACATCGCCTAACGGATCGTCACAGAAGTTCAGATCCCCCAACGTCCTTGAGCAACTGAGGCAATTTCTTTCCGGCAGtgacagcaacagcaatagcgATGAGAGTGGGAATTCCCAATTCGTTAATGAGTATTCACTCCCCGAATTAAGGTCCGCTATCGGTGAAATCAAGAAACTTTACTTACCCACCGACCGGCCAGTAACGACCACTTTAAAATCTAGCACGACGACGTTGCATCCTAATACCACGCCTATTGCCACACTATTTCCAATCCGAACCAAGGGACTATCCGTTTTACCGTCTTTTAACATCGTGACCACTAATTCCACTTTAACAGAAAGAACAACGTCAAGCACTCCTGATTTTAGTATCCCTAGAACCCTCAAAACCCCTCCAGTTTCTCTAACTACCGTCCCCACTATTCCCACTGGTACAGCTACACCCTCCTCATTTGCACCGCACACTGCGCGCGCTTCGAGGGTGAATAATGATATTAAGTCGTCGATTGCTGCCGCTGCCCTAGGCCCTAGCACCTCAACCTATCAGCCATCAGTGTCAGCGGGTAAAACCCAAAAGTTCCAAATCGGCTTCGCTACCAACAATAAAAATCACCAACTCCAAAAAACCGGCATCAACCATAATGGCCCCGCAGCCTCAGCCTCCGTGAAGTGCTCCGATAGCACACTAAACGCCAAATGCAACGAAATCTCTTCAAG aaacaacaacaggaaCCGGGGCAGTGCCATGTACAGTAATCAGGATCGAGACTTGATATCCACTCCCAACCGCGGAACTCATCCTCC ACGAACGCGGCCAACGCTTAAGCCATCGGGAATAATTGTATCAAAGGCTCAAGAGTTTGTGGATATATACCGTTACCCACCGTCCCGCCCTGACCCAATTTACCCACAGCCTACGCCAGATAAAACGGCAGCCAAATGCCGAAAGGACGTATGCCTTTTGCCTGACTGCTATTGCGGAGGAAAGGATATTCCTG GCGAGCTACCTGCTGAAAGCATTCCTCAGATCGTTCTCTTGACCTTTGACGATTCCGTTAATGACCTAAACAAGCAGTTGTACACGGATCTTTTTGAGAAAGGTCGCGtcaatccaaacggctgtccCATCACAGCCACTTTTTACGTTTCCCACGAGTGGACTGACTACAGTCAAGTGCAGAATCTTTACGCCGATGGACATGAAATGGCTTCGCATACAGTTTC TCACAGCTTTGGCGAGCAGTTCTCCCAGAAGAAGTGGACTCGTGAAATTGCCGGACAGCGTGAGATCCTTGCTGCGTACGGCGGTGTCAAGATGTCGGATGTTCGAGGCATGCGTGCTCCTTTCCTGTCGGTGGGCGgaaacaaaatgtacaaaatgcTGTACGACTCAAACTTCACTTACGACTCTTCCATGCCTGTCTACGAGAACCGACCACCCTCCTGGCCCTACACGCTCGACTACAAGATATTCCACGACTGCATGATTCCGCCTTGCCCGACCCGTTCTTATCCTGGGGTTTGGCAGGTACCCATGGTCATGTGGCAGGACCTTAACGGAGGCCGCTGTTCTATGGGCGATGCCTGTTCCAACCCCAGTGATGCAGATGGAGTGACAAAAATGATTATGAAGAACTTTGAACGTCATTACACTACAAACAG AGCACCATTTGGCTTGTTTTACCACGCTGCATGGTTTACCCAGCCCCATCACAAAGAGGGCTTTATTAAATTTCTCGATGCCATCAATGCAA